The Pseudomonadota bacterium region GCCCAGAAAGATTATAAGGCCCGGAGCACTGATGAGCCTTTCGAAGTAATTGCAACCGATGTCACCGGCCTGGGATACGGCTGCTACCTGCATTTCGGGTTTAAAATTCTCCCTGGGATGAAAGAAACCACCGCACATTACCGAGATGCAAACCGTTTGCCGGAATTGAAAATTCTGCGGAGAAAGGCAGGCCTTCTCCAGCGCTTGAAAAAAAGAATGCATCGGGATTGATTATACGTGTCCCTGGATCCCTTGTCGTCGCGGTGAAAGCCCAGATTCAAAGAAGAGCCTTACCGGGGGTGATGACAGAGCAGGCTGGTTTGCCACCGCCACTGACGGATTCAACAAAAAAAAGCCCCTCGATAATCGAGAGGCTTTTTTGTTTCATATGAAATAATCCGGTTTATTACGGCTCGTCATGACAAACACTGCAATCCTGGGAGATTGAATTTCCTTCAGGATTCAGGTGCTCTTCATCATGGCAACGGAAACAACCATAGCCCTCTTCGGCACGCTGGTGGCCGAGATGTTTCCCGTAAGTTCCCCATAAAACGTTCATCGCCGGCCAGACATTGCCTAAATATCCAGCAAGGAGATATTCCCCGGCCCGCTTGATATCAGCAGCATATTGCTTGGCCTTGGCAGGATCTCTTTTCTTCTGCAATTCCACCAGGTTTCTGACCATTATTTCCTGGGCCGCTTCACGGCTTTCATATTCCTTGGTCAGAACCGCCAAACCATCTTCACGAATACCCGGAACATCAGGATTTATTTTTCTGCTGAGCAGTCCGGCATCAATTACCTCTTCAGGCATCTGATAGATGTGCGTCGGTCGATTATGGCAGTCAATACAATCCATGATCCGCCATTCATGGGTCTCATCCTCCGCAACATCGATGTCTTCCTTGACAAATTCATCATGGCTGCCGTCCGGGCGAGTAACCTTGACTCTGGCAATCTGAGTCCGTTTTGCATCGGCTGCAAGGTAACTCACCTGGACATCTTTACTGACATGCCAGTGAATACCTTCAAATGCATCAGTCTGAGGATTACGTCCACCGATATGCAAGGCGATTTCCGTGACTTCAGGTTGAGCCTGCTCTTCATTGGAAAAATGCTGGAATATTTTAATCTTTTTCCCATGAAACTTGTCCGGCCAATGGCATTCCTCACAGGTATCCCGAGCCGGGCGAAGATGTTCCACCGGTGCCGGGATCGGGCGACTGTAACTACCCGCCATAACCGCCGCGACCTGGCGAAGACCTGAAATTTTCGCGCGAACGAACCAGTCGGCGCCCGGACCGATATGACACTCAACGCACTTTACTTTGACGTGCGGAGAGCGCTGATAAACTGCATATTCCGGCTCCATGACCGTGTGGCAGACCCTGCCGCAGAAAAATGACGAATCGGTAAAATGATATCCCTCATAAGCGATTAC contains the following coding sequences:
- a CDS encoding NapC/NirT family cytochrome c, giving the protein MSVDENKQNLSDQDTENRENYKSGWHYIIRGMWRSPLGLMGVAITTVSITLMLVGLALDVLGLIHNPYAAMATYLLLPGGMVTGLLLIPIAAFVRRRRWRKYGIARDHLHINLSDHKHRRWLVGFIALTVINLSILVVIAYEGYHFTDSSFFCGRVCHTVMEPEYAVYQRSPHVKVKCVECHIGPGADWFVRAKISGLRQVAAVMAGSYSRPIPAPVEHLRPARDTCEECHWPDKFHGKKIKIFQHFSNEEQAQPEVTEIALHIGGRNPQTDAFEGIHWHVSKDVQVSYLAADAKRTQIARVKVTRPDGSHDEFVKEDIDVAEDETHEWRIMDCIDCHNRPTHIYQMPEEVIDAGLLSRKINPDVPGIREDGLAVLTKEYESREAAQEIMVRNLVELQKKRDPAKAKQYAADIKRAGEYLLAGYLGNVWPAMNVLWGTYGKHLGHQRAEEGYGCFRCHDEEHLNPEGNSISQDCSVCHDEP